A section of the Ornithinimicrobium sufpigmenti genome encodes:
- a CDS encoding response regulator transcription factor — protein sequence MAPANTPAPAARVLVVEDERALAGMVAAYLSKAGYETTVVHTGPDALTAVREHAPDVVVLDLGLPGLDGIEVCRQIRTFSDCYILVVTARSDEVDRLIGLSVGADDYVTKPFSMRELVARVQAVLRRPRTGSAARAYAHEPVWVFGDLHIDSAGLEVHLAGERVDLTPIQRDLLITLASRPRNAFSRRQLIEEVWGGGWVGDEHLVDSHIAHLRRKLGDDPETARYITTVRGVGYRMGQG from the coding sequence ATGGCACCTGCGAACACCCCAGCACCGGCCGCCCGGGTCCTGGTCGTCGAGGACGAGCGCGCCCTGGCCGGCATGGTAGCGGCCTATCTCTCCAAGGCCGGCTACGAGACAACCGTGGTCCACACCGGGCCGGACGCCCTCACCGCCGTGCGTGAGCACGCGCCCGACGTCGTCGTGCTCGACCTCGGTCTTCCGGGGCTGGACGGCATCGAGGTGTGCCGACAGATCCGGACCTTCTCCGACTGCTACATCCTGGTCGTCACCGCCCGCTCCGACGAGGTCGACCGGCTCATCGGCCTGTCCGTGGGCGCCGACGACTACGTGACCAAACCGTTCAGCATGCGCGAGCTCGTCGCGCGCGTGCAGGCCGTGCTGCGCCGACCGCGCACGGGCTCCGCCGCCCGCGCCTACGCCCACGAGCCGGTCTGGGTCTTCGGCGACCTGCACATCGACTCGGCCGGCCTCGAGGTCCACCTGGCGGGCGAACGGGTCGACCTGACGCCGATCCAGCGCGACCTGCTGATCACCCTGGCCTCCCGCCCCCGCAACGCGTTCTCCCGGCGCCAGCTGATCGAGGAGGTATGGGGCGGTGGTTGGGTCGGCGATGAGCACCTGGTCGACTCCCACATCGCACACCTTCGCCGCAAGCTCGGCGACGACCCCGAGACAGCCCGCTACATCACCACCGTGCGCGGGGTGGGATACCGGATGGGCCAGGGATGA
- a CDS encoding SHOCT domain-containing protein: MLTHSMGWGMWLLMAVSTVAFWGLVLLVVRALLDVPRGARPDSSAPFLLLQERLARGELTPEQYEQHRRLLVDGH; encoded by the coding sequence ATGCTGACGCACAGCATGGGCTGGGGCATGTGGCTCCTGATGGCGGTGAGCACGGTGGCGTTCTGGGGCCTGGTGCTCCTGGTCGTCCGGGCACTGCTCGACGTGCCGAGGGGAGCTCGCCCAGACAGCTCCGCACCCTTCCTGCTGCTGCAGGAGCGCCTGGCCAGGGGAGAGCTCACCCCGGAACAGTACGAGCAGCACCGTCGTCTCCTGGTCGACGGGCACTGA
- a CDS encoding multicopper oxidase family protein — protein MIRPSRRQVLLAGLGLGASAALAACSGDASATRPAAAFPPPEPVPPLSGQSVMSARLTARPVTLDLGGRTVQTWAYGDAAPGPTLRANAGDLLRVTLDNQLPADTTVHWHGVRLGQQADGVPGLTQDPVRTGESFLYEFTAPDPGTYFFHPHVGTQLDRGLYAPLIIEDPAEPGDYDLEWVVVLDDWIDGTGTTPEEVLEQLVADGASGTGGMDHGAMAGMHHGSMSVGLGEAPWGADTGDVTYPHYLINGKLPSDPPVLQARAGQRVRLRIISAASDTIFAVALGGHRMTLTHTDGWPLTPVQTDALYIGMGERYDAVVALEPGVFPLVARPVGKSTGGQGLAVIRTGTGSVPAADVTLSELGGRVLAGSQLEPDDAVRLPAKRPDVTEALRLGGSMAPYLWTINGAAYGQNEPLRVAAGQRLRLNAVNMTMMPHPLHLHGHTFALPNGLRKDTLLMAPMESVSLDLDADNPGDWLVHCHNIYHAEAGMMIDLRYS, from the coding sequence ATGATCCGTCCCTCACGACGTCAGGTGCTCCTCGCCGGCCTTGGCCTGGGCGCCTCGGCGGCCCTGGCCGCCTGCTCCGGCGACGCCTCGGCGACGCGCCCTGCTGCGGCCTTCCCGCCCCCCGAGCCCGTGCCACCCTTGTCCGGACAGTCCGTCATGAGCGCCCGCCTGACCGCTCGTCCGGTCACCCTGGACCTGGGCGGCAGGACGGTGCAGACGTGGGCCTACGGGGACGCCGCCCCCGGCCCGACGTTGCGGGCGAACGCCGGGGACCTGCTGCGGGTCACCCTGGACAACCAGCTGCCTGCCGATACCACCGTCCACTGGCACGGTGTCCGGCTGGGGCAGCAGGCTGACGGCGTCCCCGGCCTGACGCAGGACCCGGTACGGACGGGGGAGAGCTTCCTGTACGAGTTCACGGCCCCCGACCCGGGCACCTACTTCTTTCACCCCCATGTCGGTACCCAGCTTGACCGCGGCTTGTACGCGCCACTGATCATCGAGGACCCGGCCGAACCCGGTGACTACGACCTGGAGTGGGTCGTGGTCCTGGACGACTGGATCGACGGCACCGGCACCACGCCCGAGGAGGTGTTGGAGCAGCTGGTCGCCGACGGCGCCTCCGGCACCGGCGGCATGGACCACGGGGCGATGGCCGGTATGCACCACGGCTCGATGTCCGTAGGGCTGGGCGAGGCCCCCTGGGGTGCCGACACCGGTGACGTGACCTACCCCCACTACCTCATCAATGGCAAGCTGCCCAGCGACCCGCCGGTCCTGCAGGCTCGGGCCGGGCAGCGGGTGCGGCTGCGGATCATCAGCGCCGCGTCGGACACCATCTTCGCGGTCGCCCTGGGCGGGCACCGTATGACCCTCACCCACACTGACGGCTGGCCGCTCACACCGGTGCAGACCGACGCACTCTACATCGGCATGGGGGAGCGGTATGACGCGGTCGTCGCCCTGGAGCCGGGGGTGTTCCCGCTCGTGGCGCGGCCGGTGGGAAAGAGCACGGGCGGGCAGGGGCTGGCGGTGATCCGCACGGGCACCGGTTCTGTGCCCGCGGCCGACGTGACCCTGAGCGAGCTGGGCGGGAGGGTTCTGGCCGGCTCGCAGCTGGAGCCGGACGACGCGGTCCGGCTGCCTGCCAAGCGTCCCGACGTCACGGAGGCGTTGAGGCTCGGAGGGTCGATGGCGCCCTACCTGTGGACGATCAACGGCGCGGCGTACGGGCAGAACGAGCCGCTGCGGGTGGCGGCCGGGCAGCGCCTGCGGCTCAACGCGGTGAACATGACGATGATGCCGCACCCGTTGCACCTGCACGGGCACACCTTCGCGCTGCCCAACGGGCTGCGCAAGGACACCCTGTTGATGGCGCCTATGGAGTCCGTGTCGCTCGACCTCGACGCCGACAATCCTGGCGACTGGCTGGTCCACTGTCACAACATCTATCACGCCGAGGCCGGGATGATGATCGACCTGAGGTACTCATGA
- a CDS encoding F510_1955 family glycosylhydrolase, with translation MSARARRTHRGLAAAAGILGLALAGCSPTADKNPTEGDAQEIAITHIHAAVRDPGSGDLLLATHEGLFRQVGIDLVAVGPVMDLMSFAVDADGTYYASGHPGLQTDLPEPLGLLTSADGGMTWTVASRGGESDFHALTTSGSTVVGYDGTLRTSSDRRTWHERSITAPPRALAASPGGTLLATTAAGLLRSTDDGATWDALAPPEPAVLVAWADASTVVALTTGGKVATSTDEGQSWSLGAAVLGEAAALSASRSDDGSLEVIAVVGDSVIRTLDEGVTTEVLVQ, from the coding sequence ATGAGCGCCCGCGCGCGGCGCACGCACCGGGGTCTCGCGGCGGCGGCCGGGATCCTTGGCCTCGCCCTCGCGGGGTGCTCCCCGACGGCCGACAAGAACCCGACGGAGGGGGACGCGCAGGAGATCGCGATCACTCACATCCACGCCGCCGTCCGCGACCCGGGCAGTGGGGACCTGCTGCTTGCCACGCACGAGGGTCTCTTCCGCCAGGTCGGCATCGACCTGGTCGCCGTCGGCCCGGTCATGGACCTGATGAGCTTCGCCGTTGACGCCGACGGGACCTACTACGCCTCCGGCCACCCCGGCCTGCAGACCGACCTTCCCGAGCCGCTGGGGCTGCTCACCTCCGCGGACGGGGGGATGACCTGGACCGTGGCCTCACGCGGCGGGGAGTCGGACTTCCATGCCTTGACCACCTCCGGCAGCACCGTGGTCGGCTACGACGGGACGTTGCGCACCTCCTCCGACCGCCGCACCTGGCACGAACGCTCGATCACCGCGCCGCCCCGCGCTCTCGCTGCCTCCCCGGGCGGGACGCTGCTGGCCACCACGGCCGCAGGCCTGCTGCGCAGCACCGACGACGGTGCCACCTGGGACGCCTTAGCCCCGCCGGAGCCGGCCGTGCTGGTGGCCTGGGCCGACGCGAGCACCGTGGTGGCCCTGACCACCGGCGGCAAGGTCGCTACCAGCACCGACGAGGGGCAGAGCTGGTCCCTGGGGGCGGCCGTGCTCGGCGAGGCAGCGGCCCTGTCCGCCAGCCGTAGCGACGATGGATCCCTGGAGGTGATCGCCGTGGTCGGTGACAGCGTGATCCGCACCCTGGACGAGGGCGTCACCACTGAGGTCCTCGTGCAGTAA
- a CDS encoding heavy metal translocating P-type ATPase gives MATATVLTVLTGWYFFGPKKSRRAELEGGRQVVTVTVKGGYSPDLVEVVQGVPVRLVFDRQESGDCSSRLVLPDFRINQALPAYASTTVDFTPQQTGEFGFACGMNMLQGRVRVVAGDTAEPGDGPAAPPRIDGEPESADSAEPGPQDSSDLGLTEDAEAAERAVEITDLRRRVIVGVILSLPLVFAVMAHEVFGATWVPDLLMNRWFQLALATPIFFYTGWPIHRTGWLALSHRTAEMNSLITLGTIAAYGYSVVVTFVPWVLPDIAQEVYYEAVAVIITLILLGRLIETKAKAGTGEAIRALIGLQPRTARVIRAGQELEVQIDDVVVGDVVVVRPGEKLPVDGEVLEGSSAVDESMVTGEPIPVTKTAGDTVIGATINQTGAFRYTATKVGAETMLAQIITLVREAQGSKAPIQRVVDKVSSYFVPAVIMIAIWTFAIWTLVGPPPAVIFALVAMVSVLIIACPCALGLATPMSITVGTGKGATNGILIRSAEALENAHKLDTVVLDKTGTITQGAPSLTDVLPAQEFSAQDLLTLVAAVEASSEHPLASAIVTGASQRGLNIPEATAFDSITGQGVRGLVAGREVLVGNDRLLSIAGIDAAALHADLRRLAQEGKTPMLVAVDGQAAGVIGVADTVKDGSVDAIAALQKRGLEVVMMTGDNRDTAAAIARTVGITRVLAEVMPEHKAAEVRRLQSEGKVVGMVGDGINDAPALAQADVGSAIGTGTDVAIESSDITLISGSLPGVVTAVDLSKATMRNIRQNLVFAFGYNAIGIPIAAGVLYPAFGLLLSPIIAAAAMALSSLSVVANANRLRAFTPTPLPTVTHVPTTDPVVELGEDTIQDDTMTQLAHDRGQQRVATVTDPVCGMSIDPATAAATREHDGATFHFCSGHCAEAFEADPHRYGQPTGASDEHRSHEGQAGAGR, from the coding sequence GTGGCCACGGCCACCGTGCTGACGGTCTTGACGGGCTGGTACTTCTTCGGCCCCAAGAAGTCTCGGCGCGCGGAGCTGGAGGGTGGGCGTCAGGTCGTCACAGTGACCGTCAAGGGCGGCTACAGCCCCGATCTGGTCGAGGTTGTCCAGGGCGTGCCCGTCCGCCTGGTCTTCGACCGGCAGGAGAGCGGCGACTGTTCCTCCCGGCTGGTCCTTCCCGATTTCCGGATCAACCAGGCGCTTCCGGCATACGCCAGTACCACAGTGGACTTCACCCCCCAGCAGACCGGAGAGTTCGGGTTCGCCTGCGGGATGAACATGCTCCAGGGCAGGGTCCGGGTGGTGGCCGGTGACACGGCGGAGCCGGGGGACGGGCCTGCCGCGCCGCCTCGTATCGACGGGGAGCCTGAGTCGGCCGATTCAGCCGAGCCAGGACCGCAGGATAGCTCCGACCTCGGGTTGACCGAGGACGCGGAGGCAGCCGAGCGGGCCGTCGAGATCACGGACCTGCGACGGCGGGTGATCGTCGGCGTGATCTTGAGCCTTCCCCTGGTCTTCGCGGTGATGGCGCACGAGGTCTTCGGCGCCACCTGGGTGCCGGACCTACTGATGAACCGCTGGTTCCAGCTGGCCTTGGCCACGCCGATCTTCTTCTACACCGGCTGGCCGATCCACCGCACCGGCTGGCTGGCCCTGTCCCACCGCACCGCCGAGATGAACTCGCTGATCACGCTGGGCACCATCGCGGCGTACGGCTACAGCGTCGTCGTCACCTTCGTCCCGTGGGTGCTGCCCGACATCGCCCAGGAGGTCTACTACGAGGCCGTCGCCGTCATCATCACGCTCATCCTCCTTGGCCGGTTGATCGAGACCAAGGCGAAGGCCGGCACCGGCGAGGCGATCCGGGCGCTGATCGGCCTGCAGCCGCGGACCGCTCGGGTCATCCGCGCGGGCCAGGAGCTGGAGGTGCAGATCGACGATGTCGTCGTCGGCGACGTCGTCGTGGTCCGCCCGGGGGAGAAGCTGCCGGTCGACGGGGAGGTCCTCGAGGGCTCCTCTGCGGTGGATGAGTCGATGGTCACCGGTGAGCCGATCCCGGTCACCAAGACGGCCGGCGACACGGTCATCGGTGCCACGATCAACCAGACGGGCGCGTTCCGGTACACGGCTACCAAGGTCGGTGCGGAGACGATGCTCGCCCAGATCATCACGTTGGTGCGCGAGGCTCAAGGGTCCAAGGCCCCGATCCAGCGGGTGGTGGACAAGGTCTCAAGCTACTTCGTGCCGGCCGTGATCATGATCGCCATCTGGACCTTCGCCATCTGGACGCTCGTGGGCCCGCCGCCGGCAGTGATCTTCGCACTGGTCGCGATGGTGTCGGTGTTGATCATCGCCTGCCCGTGCGCGCTGGGGCTAGCCACGCCCATGTCGATCACCGTCGGCACCGGCAAGGGTGCCACGAACGGCATCCTGATCCGCTCCGCAGAGGCGCTGGAGAACGCGCACAAGCTCGACACCGTGGTGCTCGACAAGACAGGCACCATCACCCAGGGTGCCCCCTCATTGACCGATGTGCTGCCGGCCCAGGAGTTCTCAGCCCAGGACCTGCTCACACTGGTCGCTGCTGTCGAGGCATCCTCGGAGCACCCGTTGGCGTCCGCGATCGTGACCGGGGCCTCACAGCGTGGTCTGAACATTCCTGAGGCAACAGCCTTTGACTCCATCACCGGCCAGGGCGTGCGCGGGCTGGTGGCCGGGCGGGAAGTGCTGGTCGGCAACGACAGGCTGCTGTCCATCGCGGGCATCGACGCGGCTGCGTTGCATGCCGACCTCCGGCGCTTGGCCCAGGAGGGCAAGACCCCGATGCTGGTCGCGGTGGACGGTCAGGCCGCGGGCGTCATCGGCGTGGCTGACACCGTCAAGGACGGTTCCGTAGACGCGATCGCGGCCTTGCAGAAGCGCGGCCTCGAAGTCGTCATGATGACCGGTGACAACCGCGACACCGCAGCGGCTATCGCTCGAACGGTTGGCATCACGCGGGTCCTCGCCGAGGTCATGCCCGAGCACAAGGCGGCCGAGGTCAGGCGTCTGCAGTCGGAGGGAAAGGTCGTGGGGATGGTCGGCGACGGCATCAACGACGCCCCGGCGCTGGCCCAGGCGGACGTCGGTTCAGCCATCGGCACGGGCACGGACGTGGCCATCGAGTCCTCCGACATCACCCTGATCTCGGGCAGCCTTCCGGGGGTCGTCACGGCGGTCGACCTGTCCAAGGCCACGATGCGCAACATCCGACAGAACCTCGTCTTCGCCTTCGGCTACAACGCCATCGGCATCCCTATCGCCGCCGGAGTGCTCTACCCCGCCTTCGGTTTGCTGCTGAGCCCGATCATTGCCGCCGCGGCCATGGCGCTCTCCTCGCTGTCGGTGGTCGCCAACGCCAACCGGCTGCGTGCCTTTACCCCCACGCCGCTGCCTACCGTCACCCACGTCCCGACCACGGACCCGGTGGTCGAGCTCGGCGAGGACACCATCCAGGACGACACCATGACCCAGCTCGCGCATGACCGCGGGCAGCAACGTGTCGCCACCGTCACCGACCCGGTGTGCGGCATGAGCATCGACCCGGCCACCGCCGCGGCCACCCGCGAGCACGACGGAGCCACGTTCCACTTCTGCTCCGGGCACTGCGCCGAGGCTTTCGAGGCCGACCCCCACCGGTACGGACAGCCCACCGGCGCCAGTGACGAGCACCGAAGCCACGAGGGTCAGGCAGGAGCAGGTCGATGA
- a CDS encoding metal-sensitive transcriptional regulator, translating into MSSVTRSPVALQVRLRRIEGQVRGISGMVAGDEDCIDILTQVAATTRALQAVALLLLDDHLHQCFEQPGDAASPHVDQVEQASRAIARLVRS; encoded by the coding sequence ATGAGTTCCGTCACCCGCAGCCCGGTCGCGCTCCAGGTGCGCCTGCGCCGGATCGAGGGACAGGTCCGCGGCATCAGCGGCATGGTGGCGGGCGACGAGGACTGCATCGACATCCTCACCCAGGTCGCAGCGACGACCCGGGCACTACAGGCGGTCGCCCTGCTGCTGCTCGACGACCACCTGCACCAGTGTTTCGAGCAACCCGGTGATGCCGCCAGCCCACACGTGGACCAGGTGGAGCAGGCCTCACGAGCGATCGCCCGGCTCGTGCGGAGTTGA
- a CDS encoding cation diffusion facilitator family transporter, with protein MNQSGHGAHVPGGGDRRALVISGWLTGVYFVVELAVGLWTGSVAVLSDAFHTFSAVGGVLIALVAQRLSRRPASAQETFGWGRAEILGALFNGVFLALMAAYVFWMGATRLADPVELSTTVMLWVAAGGIITEVIAFRLLYQRQKTDLNIRGAFWHILQTFVGSLIIIVSAVVIRFTGFLAIDPLLGMAFGVVLLWASWSIMRSALRILLQGTPDGLDLHAVITALGQVPGVRDVHHVHAWTITTGRTVFSAHLHVPEAARDGEAVLEQARTLLRDRFDVYFSTLQVERSCDTEDAADLDITPPTRPVPPPAGQRDARS; from the coding sequence ATGAATCAGAGCGGCCACGGCGCCCACGTCCCCGGCGGAGGTGACCGAAGAGCGCTGGTGATCTCCGGTTGGCTCACCGGCGTCTACTTCGTGGTCGAGCTGGCCGTCGGGCTCTGGACCGGCTCGGTGGCGGTGCTCTCCGATGCGTTCCACACCTTCTCGGCCGTCGGCGGGGTGCTCATCGCCCTTGTCGCGCAGCGGCTGAGCCGACGGCCCGCGTCCGCGCAGGAGACCTTCGGGTGGGGTCGGGCGGAGATCCTCGGCGCCCTCTTCAACGGGGTGTTTCTAGCCCTGATGGCGGCCTACGTGTTCTGGATGGGCGCGACGCGCCTGGCCGACCCGGTCGAACTGTCCACTACCGTCATGCTGTGGGTGGCCGCCGGCGGGATCATCACCGAGGTGATCGCCTTCCGGCTCCTCTACCAGCGGCAGAAGACCGACCTCAACATCAGGGGGGCCTTCTGGCACATCCTGCAGACCTTCGTCGGCAGCCTGATCATCATCGTCTCGGCCGTGGTCATCCGCTTCACGGGGTTCCTGGCCATCGACCCGCTGCTCGGCATGGCCTTCGGCGTGGTGCTGCTCTGGGCGTCCTGGAGCATCATGCGCTCAGCGTTGCGCATCCTGCTGCAGGGCACCCCGGACGGCCTTGACCTTCACGCGGTGATCACCGCCCTGGGCCAGGTGCCTGGTGTTCGCGACGTCCACCACGTGCACGCCTGGACCATCACCACCGGGCGCACCGTCTTCTCGGCGCACCTGCACGTCCCTGAGGCAGCACGTGATGGCGAGGCGGTGCTGGAGCAGGCCAGGACCCTCCTGAGGGACCGGTTCGACGTCTACTTCTCCACCCTGCAGGTCGAGCGGTCCTGCGACACCGAGGACGCAGCCGACCTCGACATCACACCACCGACCCGGCCCGTCCCTCCGCCCGCCGGACAGCGGGACGCGCGCTCGTAA
- a CDS encoding glutaredoxin: MTTVSRPVQVAVVENPGCHFCDDAHAVLAGLARDGHPIQVTSLDARAADGQALMRQHRAAMTPLVLVDGSFFSQGRLPRRKLLRLIGA; the protein is encoded by the coding sequence GTGACCACAGTTTCGCGACCAGTGCAGGTCGCCGTCGTCGAGAACCCCGGCTGCCACTTCTGCGACGACGCTCACGCCGTGCTCGCCGGGCTCGCCCGGGACGGCCACCCCATCCAGGTGACCTCGCTCGATGCCCGCGCTGCCGACGGACAGGCCCTGATGCGCCAGCATCGGGCCGCGATGACTCCGCTGGTGCTGGTCGACGGATCGTTCTTCAGCCAGGGCAGGCTGCCGCGCCGCAAGCTTCTGCGCCTGATCGGGGCCTGA
- a CDS encoding cytochrome c biogenesis CcdA family protein, protein MGELLTTGSVLAAFLAGGVALFAPCCIVFLAPSYLAAAVKNRRWRLLPLTFLFAAGLALVLVPITLGISLVASAVANYHTPLYYAGGALMLALAALSLSGRMLTLPASLRAPDTRGGDGLSFFSLGVFSGIASACCAPVLAGVMTLSALSGSAVGGLTLGLAYTFGMVFPLFLIALGWDRFRLGERKLLQARAIRFRLGTRVLHTNSINLVVAAGFAAMGVFVLYLAGTGTMTSGPAIQVAAGRGLAGFFSRLEQWTSPVPEPVLGLAVLGLAAVFVVATLRDRRRPGADAPTDEDTDAADPAAQGCHHGVAAHTPSVPTNDARN, encoded by the coding sequence ATGGGTGAACTGCTCACTACCGGCTCCGTCCTGGCTGCCTTCCTCGCCGGCGGTGTAGCCCTCTTCGCCCCCTGCTGCATCGTCTTCCTCGCCCCCAGCTACCTCGCCGCCGCCGTGAAGAACCGGCGGTGGCGGCTGCTGCCGCTCACCTTCCTCTTCGCAGCCGGCCTCGCGCTGGTGCTGGTCCCCATCACCCTGGGCATCAGCTTGGTGGCCTCCGCGGTGGCCAACTACCACACGCCCCTCTACTACGCCGGCGGCGCGCTGATGCTGGCCCTCGCCGCGCTGAGCCTCTCCGGCCGCATGCTCACCCTCCCCGCCTCCCTGCGCGCCCCCGACACCAGAGGCGGTGACGGCCTGAGCTTCTTCAGCCTCGGCGTGTTCTCCGGCATCGCCAGCGCCTGCTGCGCTCCCGTCCTGGCCGGCGTCATGACCCTGTCCGCGCTCTCCGGGTCGGCGGTCGGTGGCCTCACCCTGGGTCTGGCCTACACGTTCGGCATGGTCTTCCCCCTGTTCCTCATCGCCCTCGGCTGGGACCGCTTCCGGCTCGGCGAGCGCAAACTGCTGCAGGCACGGGCAATTCGGTTCCGGCTGGGCACCCGCGTGCTGCACACCAACTCGATCAACCTGGTGGTGGCTGCCGGGTTCGCCGCGATGGGCGTCTTCGTCCTCTACCTCGCCGGCACCGGCACCATGACCAGTGGCCCCGCGATCCAGGTCGCGGCCGGTCGAGGCCTGGCCGGCTTCTTCAGCCGGCTGGAGCAGTGGACCTCCCCGGTGCCAGAGCCCGTGCTCGGCCTCGCCGTGCTCGGCCTCGCCGCCGTCTTCGTCGTTGCCACACTCCGCGACCGCCGCCGACCCGGAGCCGATGCCCCCACGGACGAGGACACAGACGCTGCGGACCCCGCCGCCCAGGGCTGCCACCACGGCGTGGCAGCGCATACCCCAAGCGTCCCCACCAATGATGCACGCAACTGA
- a CDS encoding peroxiredoxin family protein, which yields MSTRSARENRLARIAAEARSEERSRRVRRYGLVGTALVLVAMVVTAMLLTSRPASTELADAAPEFTLSDTAGGTVSLDQFRGSNVVLYFNEGAGCQSCLVQMAEIERNAALFEGLDITFLPVVMNTREQITHDMQLNGVRTPFLLDDGTVSQAYGTLGNGMHAGLPGHSFVLIDREGQRRWYGEYPSMWLSPEDLLAQVEKYLPA from the coding sequence GTGTCCACCAGATCAGCCCGTGAGAACCGACTAGCCCGGATCGCTGCCGAGGCGCGGTCCGAGGAACGCTCTCGCCGAGTCCGCCGGTACGGCCTCGTCGGCACCGCCCTAGTGCTCGTCGCCATGGTCGTCACCGCCATGCTGCTCACCTCCCGACCGGCGTCCACCGAGCTCGCCGACGCTGCGCCCGAGTTCACTCTGAGCGACACCGCAGGCGGCACCGTCAGCCTGGACCAGTTCCGCGGCAGCAACGTGGTCCTGTACTTCAACGAGGGAGCTGGCTGCCAGTCCTGCCTCGTGCAGATGGCGGAGATCGAGAGGAACGCCGCGCTGTTCGAGGGGCTCGACATCACCTTCCTTCCCGTCGTGATGAACACCCGCGAGCAGATCACCCACGACATGCAGCTCAACGGGGTCCGCACCCCGTTCCTCCTGGACGACGGCACCGTCTCCCAGGCGTACGGAACCTTGGGCAATGGTATGCACGCCGGATTGCCGGGTCACAGCTTCGTCCTCATCGACCGCGAAGGTCAGCGACGGTGGTATGGGGAGTACCCCTCCATGTGGCTGTCACCGGAAGACTTGCTCGCTCAAGTCGAGAAGTACCTGCCGGCTTGA
- a CDS encoding transposase produces the protein MTDPTCRGHQEGTAQGRAGTGTAPVDASSGDDVRQGLSRGGNRHINQVLHIMATVQLRTRTTQGRAYYDRKVAAGKTLNAAMHCLKRRLSDIVYRTMLNDIITTAGTGPGGHRGASLSSRAAGSQPHTDTSNQSLPGPATTRDRTLSRPPLDTEGSQ, from the coding sequence CTGACCGACCCAACATGTCGAGGTCATCAGGAAGGAACAGCTCAGGGACGAGCAGGAACCGGCACCGCGCCGGTAGACGCTTCCTCTGGCGACGACGTGCGCCAAGGGCTCTCCCGGGGCGGGAACCGGCACATCAACCAGGTGCTGCACATCATGGCCACCGTCCAGCTACGCACCCGGACGACCCAGGGGCGGGCCTACTACGACCGGAAGGTCGCTGCCGGCAAGACGCTTAACGCGGCGATGCACTGCCTGAAACGGCGCCTGTCCGACATCGTCTACCGCACCATGCTCAACGACATCATCACCACGGCCGGGACGGGCCCGGGAGGACACCGGGGCGCGTCACTGTCATCCCGCGCGGCCGGCTCACAGCCCCACACCGACACTTCAAATCAGTCACTTCCCGGACCCGCCACCACCAGGGATAGGACCCTCTCAAGACCCCCGCTTGACACAGAAGGGAGCCAATAG
- a CDS encoding DUF305 domain-containing protein: MNGAHAGNQDDHTGDQNRGRPEAGHDRSGRGMGMYLRFAAMILTAMVVMYAVMFVSSYEWSHIRWSQSRMFMALTMGGTMGLIMLGWMLNMYRNTVANLTIVAVSLLLLGGGAFLDRSQTTVDDSAFMSAMIPHHSMAITRAEHAAIEDVRVCQLAVEISKAQRREIFEMDWLIQDIKRNGLATTTEEAQERPMPDYQEPAERQCPPR; this comes from the coding sequence ATGAACGGCGCACACGCCGGAAACCAGGACGACCACACAGGCGACCAGAACCGGGGTCGACCCGAGGCCGGCCATGACCGCTCCGGTCGCGGCATGGGCATGTACCTGCGGTTCGCAGCGATGATCTTGACAGCCATGGTGGTGATGTATGCCGTCATGTTCGTCAGCTCCTATGAGTGGAGCCACATCCGCTGGAGTCAGAGTCGCATGTTCATGGCCCTCACCATGGGCGGCACCATGGGCCTGATCATGCTCGGGTGGATGCTGAACATGTACCGTAACACCGTCGCCAACCTGACCATCGTCGCCGTCAGCCTCCTGCTACTCGGAGGCGGCGCCTTCCTGGACCGCAGCCAGACGACCGTCGATGACAGTGCGTTCATGAGCGCGATGATCCCCCACCACTCCATGGCGATCACCCGGGCAGAACACGCCGCCATCGAGGACGTGCGCGTGTGTCAGCTGGCGGTCGAGATCAGCAAGGCCCAACGCCGGGAGATCTTCGAAATGGACTGGTTGATCCAGGACATCAAGCGCAATGGCCTGGCCACGACGACCGAGGAAGCCCAGGAACGACCGATGCCCGACTACCAGGAACCAGCCGAGCGTCAGTGCCCGCCACGTTGA